The Bacillus sp. F19 DNA segment CTTTTAACGTCTTTTCTTCAGCGCCTGCCTCTCGAGTTCTTCTAGCTTTTTTAAAAATTCATTCTCTGTTTCAAGATATTTAATCCTAGCCTCAGCTTTTTTCAGTTTTTCTTCGACTGATAACTCTCTTGAACTTGTACGGCCAGTACTAGCCTTGCCCCTGCGATCATCTTGCAGACCATCCTCTCCAAACTGTTCAAACGTCTTACGCCAGCGTTGAAGACATCGTTTCGGTTGTTTTTTTCCTATGATATCCAAGTCAAATCCATGCTCAATAAAAATCTGAGAAGGCCCCTTACCAGTGTGATACTCTTGAACAGCTCTGACCTTAAAGGCTGGTAAATACGTTATGGAACGGTCGGATGCATGCGATACATTAGAATTTATAACTAACTCATTTATTTGGGTTTCAGTAAACAATTTTTTACTCATTTAGGAATCTCCGTTCAAATTAATATTTTAATTATAAACGGGTTAAACATGTTTAGACATAGAAAAACCCGAATATGGGGCACTTTTAATAAGTGTCCATTATTCGGGTAGTAGTTCAAAAGGACCGAGCTCTTTTTCATTATTGAATGGCAGCCTGAACATTGATGACTCCGGCTCCATAATAAAATGGATCTCCAAGTGGAACAGCTGTATTTTTTAAGCGGTTTCTCACTTCGATATTCGACATGCTCGGATATTTAGAAAGAATTAAAGCGGCTGCACCCGCTACGTGCGGCGATGCCATGGAAGTACCATTAAAAGAAGCGTATCTATTGCCCGGAACGGTGCTCAATGTGTTGACACCCGGAGCCATGACTTCAAGCTCTGAGCCGACACTTGAAAAAGATGCCCGATTGTTCGAGGAATCAACTGCACCTACTGCAATAACAGAACTGTATTTGGCCGGATAGCCGATTGTGTTCCGTTTGCCTTTTGACCCGCTGTTGCCTGCAGCTGCTACAACAACAACGCCTTTATTATAAGCTTGATCGACAGCCTGCTGAAGGGCGGCTGAACCCTGGCTGCCGCCAAGACTCATATTAATAACATCCATCCCATTGTCAACAGCCCACTCAATGCCTTGAGCAATTCCGCTATAGGTGCCGCTTCCGGAGGAATCAAGTACTTTTACAGCATAAAGAGTGACATCCGGGGCAACGCCAAGAACACCGGTTGAATTATTCAATGCAGCAACAGTCCCGGCTACGTGCGTTCCATGGCTGTCACCATCTATGAATGGATTCGGTTCAGCCGCAATGAAGCTTGCGCCTCCTGCCACATTCAAATCTTCATGAGAGGCGTCAATTCCTGTATCAAGTACAGCAACTTTTACACCGCTCCCTTTAACTCCTGAAGATTGAACAGCATCTGCTTTAATTTGAGGAATACCGTATGGAACGGTCTGGCTGGTGGCTTTCGCTTCGAAATCTTCTTCAATAAATGTGACATTCGGATTTTTTTGAAGAGCCGCTGCTGCCTGATCCGGCAGAGAGGCGTGGACAACGTTCATATATTTATATTGATGCTTGACCTTACCGCCGGCACCCGAAATTAGATTCGCTTTTACTTTAAAATCTTTGACAGATGCTTTAATTCCGATTAAATAATCTTTCTTTACTGAAATAGCCTCAGCAGACTGTGAGGAAAAAAACATGGACAAAAACAGGACAAAAGCAAATAAAATACTCAGAGCCTTCCACTTTTTCATGAATAAACCCCCTTACATAGTATAGAATAATCATAGAGTCAAAAAAGTTTGACTATTCTATCAATTATGCTACCATTTTAATAGAGTCATTTGTATTGGGAAAGATGGG contains these protein-coding regions:
- a CDS encoding S8 family peptidase is translated as MKKWKALSILFAFVLFLSMFFSSQSAEAISVKKDYLIGIKASVKDFKVKANLISGAGGKVKHQYKYMNVVHASLPDQAAAALQKNPNVTFIEEDFEAKATSQTVPYGIPQIKADAVQSSGVKGSGVKVAVLDTGIDASHEDLNVAGGASFIAAEPNPFIDGDSHGTHVAGTVAALNNSTGVLGVAPDVTLYAVKVLDSSGSGTYSGIAQGIEWAVDNGMDVINMSLGGSQGSAALQQAVDQAYNKGVVVVAAAGNSGSKGKRNTIGYPAKYSSVIAVGAVDSSNNRASFSSVGSELEVMAPGVNTLSTVPGNRYASFNGTSMASPHVAGAAALILSKYPSMSNIEVRNRLKNTAVPLGDPFYYGAGVINVQAAIQ